From the genome of Cololabis saira isolate AMF1-May2022 chromosome 4, fColSai1.1, whole genome shotgun sequence:
tgtttgtttgttttggctaAAATGTTCAAATGCAAATGTTGGTAGATCACAAATTAGTTTGAAGGAATAAATATCTGGGTTCATACTGAATAATTGCACTGTACTTCTCATGATTGtaaattattcatttcatttactTTTGCTTAAGTTGCTGTTTGACTACTCTGTGCTGCCATCACATGTATACCCCAAATGATGACTAAGACTGAATTGAGGTGACTGTGGTTGAAAAAACAGGCACCACTTCTTGGTTGTCTTTCAAATCAGataaaatcaaactttatttgtaaagcacctttcatacaaaaaatgtaacacaaagtgcttttcataaaacataaacataaaatgtatatacaccacagcggtgaagccgtggtgcagagctccacaaccatccgtCTTTGGTTATGAAAAATACCTGACaagaattttagttttttcttggtCTTGCAAACCTGCTGAAGAAGAAATCTGTCTCGACAGTGATGCAAAACAGATGCAGCAGACGCAAATCTGTTATTCTGAATACAGTGTGGTTCAGTGTGGTCTGATCACCGCATTTGAATTATGTATTTTCTTGCTCTTCCGCTAAATGTGAGCACACGTTATTGTGACTCAGTAAGTTAAACTTTTCTTAAATCTTTCAAATCTGTGGTTCTCTGATAAATTGATTTTGAATATTATAACACTGGAAAGCCACAGTTCACAAGTAATATAAATTGTTATCAAATGAGCATGGATTGCTCTCTGTGGCAGGAAGTGAAAACATATTTTCCATTCAGATCTGCTTTGTATGCATCTCAATACTTattaaggacaaaaaataatgtAAGAGTAGTTTGTCTATACAGTACATTTAGACCAGCCCTGCATCATAAGTCTATGAACCATAACAGCAAATCAATGAAACCGTATTGATTTCCCCAGGAGTCTGGCTGCAGCATGAGCTGGCTCGTTAAAAGCTTAGTCGGGAGAAAATTGATCTTTGATATCTTGGGCCTGAAGCCAAAGGATGATTGGCTATAACTTTAATTTTCATAAATGTGACCGCACCTTAACATTTGTAAATATGAACCcaaataacttttaaatgtgtCTCTTTGTCTCTTTGCCTGCAGCCAAACCTTGAAAAGTAATAACGTCTGAAATAAAGGTCAGTAGAAGGAACATTTTTGGGAGTCTTTCATCATGTTTCTTGGCTCAGTGAGACTCCAGAATCTGATCGGCCAGCCAGTTTTTCACCAGTGTTAGTTtttctttcaagccctgtcacCACTATAAAAGGTCAGGATTTTTACATGTGGGTGATAGATAAACCAAAAAAGCTTGCTGGTCCCTGCTTATAACAATCTGACGATCTAGAGAGTGGGAAAATGCCCTGTACCTTTAAACCAAActatagtctttttttttctcctcgcACTCTTTTGAGTGCTGAAAactcattaaaaaaatgtctttaaataaaactaaaaaagacAATATCGGAACAATAATGACATTTCTAGACATTCAATGTTCCTAAAGCAGATTTAAACTTGGGCTTTCTGGTCAACAAAACACTGAGATTTACTTTTTCAGAGATAAGCAATTTTCTAAATCACTGTGGTTCTTAAAAGTAGATAACTGAAAGCAGGTTTGTTACAGGAAATCTAACAAGAAACAGGATGCAACGTCATTTAATATCTTTtctgcaaaacatttttttcatagtGTTATTTTCAGCAGAGCGTAGCAgtattatatatacacaatTTCGCTGCCAAAACTTAATCTCCTCAGGTTTTCTAGTGGTTCAATGTCAAGCGCCTCAATCGCAATTTATGATGGATGAAAAAGCTCATGTGTGAATAATGGAAAGAACAAAAGTTACAATGTAATTTAAACAttatgttctttctttctttatttccctTTGTCAAACAATATATCAGATTTACAGAATGTTGAACATTTATCTCTTCATCACATGCAGTCCTCCTGATTACTCTCCTCACCCACATGACAAATGTGCAGCATGCAGCTGTGCTGGATGTATGATCACCTCAATGTGTTGAGGTAATGACTAAGATCTATCAGCTTATTGTGTCCCATCCTTCACAGGAGATGTTGAGAGCACCATCTGCCAAAACCAACGTCACAGACTTCCCCTTTATAAAATCAACAATCTAAATCCAGATAAAAccatttgtttatttcatttccatatcaggattcttttttcttttactgacaCAAAGACAAAGGCATGCTGCTTTGCAAGTAGTATGGTACACTTTGGATTTATTGTACAGCGGACGACGTCATGgactcacaaacacaaatgtATTGACTGGAGAGAAAGTAAACTTCATTCTTCAACAACAAACCAAAAGTGGCTGCCGCTGGAGAAGTCTCTGGAGAGCAGGAGCACAAGATTACGATCCAATTACCCGGCCTTGAAAAGCATATATTATTGAGAGTGCGCCTGTACGCTGTGTAGGTTATGAAGGAGAAAATGTAACAGCAGGTGGTTCTGAGAGATTTTCTTGTTGTCTGTGCACGAAGGATTAAATAAGAGCTGTTAGTAATTCTGCTACATATGGCTAGACGCAACTTGAACATGACAATCTACGGTTGTAGGCATAATCATGGCATTGGgttcacatacatacataaatacatatatgtatatatatatttatatatatatacatacaaaataCAACTTTATCACATACATCTTGTGCTTCATattagattattattatttacttttTCTCTGTTGGAACCAGTTAGAGCACAGTCATCTGTTGGTATCGTCACACGCTCTCTGCAGCACAGTCGCAATCTCTCTTGCATCCCATTGCTGACCAACACGTACAGCACAGGGTCTACTACACAGTTCAGACTCGACAGTGCGAGCGTGCATGAGAAGAAAAAGTGCATTCTTTGTTCAAATATACAGTAACTTCCTCCTGGGTCCGTGTTTGTGTTGTTGAAGAAGACTATTGATCGTATGAGCAGCAGAATGTGATACGGAGCAAAGCAAACTGAGAAGATACCAATCACCCCAAAGGAGAGCAAACGGACCTTCCTCTTAGCCCGGGCACTGAGGCCAGGGCTTTTGCCCACTTTGGCCAGCACCCTCCAATAGCTCACCGCCAACACCAGCAGGGGAACCAGAAAGCCAATGACCACTCTGACGAGGTTGAACACGGCCACGTTCCACTCCATGGGGTAAGTCTCGTAACAACGGTCGCTTTTGTTCTTGTCGTCATGGGCGTCTTTGAGATTGTCATAGTACAGAACAATGACGTGCAACACCGTCACTACAGCGTAAACGACAACACACTGGATCCAGGCGTAGGAAGATGAACGGTGGGCCTTGAAGTGCAGTGGGTAACTGACAACCAGGCAGCGGTCCACAGAGATACAGCAGAGAAGGTAGATGCTAATATACATGTTCGTGTAGTAGAAGAAGCCAGCTACACTGCAGGACTCAACGCCCAacttccagtggtggtcctgtCGGTAATAGTTCATCCAAAGGGGCATGGTGAAAATGAAAAGCATGTCAGACACAGACAGGCTGAGCAGGAAAATCCCCAAAACATTTTGCTGCCGTACTTGTTGCAGAATGGGGCAAAAAGTCACCACGTTAAAAATCAAACCAAAGATAAATGCCAGAATGTAGACAGACATAAGGAAGTCACTGATGCTGCTATCTTCAATTTTGACACATGGTGGATCAGTCGCATTCATTGTCTCTTAAGTTTTCTCCAACTTTTCTTGTTTGAAATTCACCTGCAAAAAGGGGGATAAAAATAAGCATACAGTCATTTTTTTGTGTACCACAGTCAGTAAAAATGAACATATAACATATTTGTTGCCAAGATATTTTGTGAGCCTCATCCTGTTGTGGTTTTGAAcactagagaaaaaaaaaaccttgcgtAACTATCCAGTGCATAGTAATCAGATTTATCACTGATTACTTAAAGGCCACAATAATGAAAGGATGTGTCTCTAGTTGTTGtcacaaaaaaacagcaaaccaAGCACATTAACATATTGTCAGGGTTCTGTTTTGGGtccacttttgtttttattacatGTTACCCCATTGGGTAAGAAAATCCAGGAGTTTCCTGATGTTTCATACTGTACCATTTATTTGCAGACGATATCCAGCTGCACTGCTCTTTTAAGGCCTCTGAGATTCAGAAGTTGAACTCCTTGATGGAGTGCCTTGTGCAGATAAAACCGTTGCTTGGAGTAAATTCTCTGCAGCTGAATTCAGATAAAACTGAAGTGCTGGTGATGTCCTTCCAGCTATCAGCTAGTTTCTAGGAGATTTGAGTGTCTCTTTTAAGTCCAGCCTtagaaatcttggtgttgtcTTTGACAAAGACATGTCATTAGAACGCCACTCCAAGCAGCTGATGAGGAACTGTTTTTACCAGTTAAGGAATATTTCCAAACTAAGAACAGTTGTTTCCAAAAAATGATCTTGAGCTCATTATTCGCGCTTTTGTGTCATCTCATTAGGACTATTgtaacagtttgtttttttgcctaAACAAGAAGGAACTGTCTCTTCTTCTGTCTTGTCTTGGGGGCTCACATCACCCCaattttaattttacttttattgtagtgttttatttgtgttattattgatgttgttctattttttgtgaagcaccttgtgaacTTTctgttgtctgtgaaaggtgctatataaatgtaCTATTTACTATTAACCTCACCTTCATTTTTTgcaattatgactttctattaGTGAAATCTGATattgcataaaaaaaacattctaaACCTACATTATTGTGTAAATTATCATGAAAAGATTCACATCGTGCAAACCTCATCTGGGAAAGCTGATATTTGCATTTTCTAACACAAGTTAGTTTAAAATATAcggagtgactatttgcaccagggtacaaatagcaagcccccaccagctgagctattcacaccctgttgacatatgaaaacaaatgcgtTGCCTATGCGCATGTGCACCAACGTGTCTGCAACAGAACAAACAATAGAGCCAGGCAAACGTCTGCTctcacacttttgtatgaacaatttttgttcttatttcattgtaagatattttgaagagattaaatgaagtttatcaaaagtggtgtgaatacctgtcaatcactgttgagctgatggttttttttgtttttctacgaattatttaaaaaaaaacattttctaatACTACATGGGTGCAATagcatacattgatattggtagcagggtgtaaatagcATAAGCATCAGTAATTGCACCTGGGTCTAAATAGCCTAAGCTCAAAATATATCAGTCCAAAAATAAGCACTCAGTCACTCAGATTCAGCCACTAATTTAAATATATCCTCACAGAAATGGGCTGACAGTTTAATGCACTCACTAGCTGTTATTTAATGTGCCAGCCACCAGAAAGACGGATGCAGGCGTTGACTGTTGCTTGGAGAATAAGTTATGTGAACTTTAAGCATGATACAAACTGATCGCTTTATTCCTTACTGGTTTACTTTGTGGATACATCATTAGACCTGGCCCATCACAGAGCTGTTAGTGTGATGACCTCCTGCTTGGTTgacatattttacatatttcCAAGCTGATGTCCAGGGCTGAATGTTCCTTCAATGAAAAGCCAACCGTGACTGCTTGGAAAGCTCAGTCATCAAGACAGGGGAAGTAAGTCATTACTCTATTTTTAGTAAATTACTTCAACAACAGATAAACATTTTCATGTGAAAAAAGAGGTTTTTCAAGGTTTCAGGACAGGATATAAAAATATTAGCCTGAATATCTGCCGAATCTCTGCTCCTGAATTATTTGTTTCCTGCTCATGTTTGGCTCCATAATGCTCCTGTGGCTCCGGTGTGTTTACAGGGTGAGATGGCTTCTAACGCAATTAACGTCAGCAAAACTCAATAATGGAGAGACCATCTAGAGTCAGACCCTCTTTAGCGACAGATAATGTggggctgcatgtgtgtgtgtgtgtgtgtgtgtgtgtgtgtgtgtgtgtgcgtgcgtgcgtgcgtgcgtgcgtgcgtgcgtgcgtgcgtgcgtgcgtgcgtgcgtgcgtgcgtgcgtgcgtgtgtatgtttgGCATGAACTTGATTTAATGGATAATTCCTGGAACTTTCCAAGGAAATGTACGCTGAGAGACAAGAGAGATGGCAGAATTGGaggtttctttttaaacagatgtgATACCTTTCTTATAATTCCTCAGAGACGTTGTACTCATCAGTCTGGATACTATGACTAACCTCCCAATGGCATTCCCCTCTTTCTAATTATGGTAGTGTTTGTAACGATGGTTTTGTTCATGTTTTGTCAACCGCCAGTTTAGCCAActgtcttttttctcctttcatgCATATTTAACACAggaattagttgttttttttgttttgtgtgtatatTTAAACCTCAGGTTATTTGCCAATtttaatagttgtttttttttttttttttgtcgtagCAGAGTAACAGGCTTTACTCCGTTGATCTAAGCTTCAGTGTATTTATTTCATCCTGTTAGGGTCAACTATGTGTTTGTTCATAGTGTAAGCTGAAGTAAGCCTGGTTCATATTAAAGGTCTTGTCACCCGTTTAGGCTTCTAAGAGAGCACAACTTCAGCTATTTCTTTAAAAACATTCAGGAATATACTGGAGCCTAAATTTCGAAAAGGAgtatatttattttgtcttttacaGCTTGCCTCCCTCAAGCTACAGCACTGTTTTGAAGGTATCGTAATCCGACTGAGTGTTGCTTTAACCTTAAACATGCTGTAACCTAACAAGGGAGAAAAGcttaaaatagaaaacaacttCATTTGTTGTGCAAAGAATCACCGCCGTTTACTTGAAAACAACAAAGTTGGCAAATAACCTGAAGTTTAAATATACCGTAGACCTTGTCTGACAAACACTAAAAAAGATAACCTCACATTTTTTATCTTTACTTTCTGGGGCTTTTTAAAAAGTCTTATAAACTCCAGTGTTTATTAACTGTATATTATATTTAGAACTTCAGTGTTTCTCACCTGATGTTTCTGGTCAGAGGTGTGTCTTGTTTGTCAAAGAAAGACGTCCAGTGAGAAAAGATTTCCAGGCACATTCCACAGCAGCTTCGGGTTCAGTCCAGGCAGGTCAGAATCCACGTTTCATGGATCCTTAACAATCCAACATGGTCCTCACAAAAGATCACTCAGATAGATCATTGCCGACTGTTAGAATAACTGCAGACTGCAAAACTTCTTTCTCTCCGCTCTGCCAATAATTTTACTCCGCTTCAGATGACTTCCTGTCAACAGCCTCAGctaaaatgcaggaaagaagcACGCGGAGGAGATGAGACAAACTACAGACATgcacaggaggaggagggagactAGGTTTGACACGTGCTCCACAGAAAGTATCGATGAGTGGGAGTTAATGTCCTACCGAAATGGAACATTTATGATGTCTATAAAGTGAAACCTCTGAGGGACAAAACTTATACAAGACCCATGTTTCAGGGAAAAACCTAATCAGGACTTCCTCCTTTCACTTCACATTAATTTTTCCATTGTTTGATCTGCATGGAAGTAAAAGTGTACCGTTACAACTTTGTATTTTACTCACTTCTCCTCTGCTGTCTAAACCAGCTCGAAACAGTTAGGCTTATAGCTGTCAGCATGACAAAATACAGGAAAACCAAAGCACCTCTGTCAAGCTGTAAAATGAAAATGTGGTTGAAAGTGTGGTTTATGAGCACCGGGCTCCGCACCAGGTGTTATGGACCTTGGACTTTCTGATAGATACAAAAAACATTCTGAGTCAGTATGGTTTCCAAGCCcccttttttatgtttatgacaAAAGTGCACAAAGAAAACACCCACTTAATCTGTTAATGTGCTACGTAAACGATGACGTCAGCTGTATGTGTATTTTCCTGTGAGCAAGAATACATACCTGAGGTCAGATACAGAGAtagcagagaaaagaaaagaaaatgattaaATGGGGAAAATTTTTTCTCAGAATCTTTGTACAAAAATGAATAACGTACAACTCATCTTGTGTCCTTTGAAACCTATTGTTATCACCTTGTTCCATTTAGTTTCTGTTTCTATTTGTACTTAAAACTGACATGGACACTTTGAACTGGAAAATGATTTGCTTTATCTGATGCAGACTACTTGACCATTTTAACTTCAGCTAAACCTAAAAAAAAGTCTGACAAACAAACTGCAGCCCCAACAGAAAGTGGAGCATTTAGCAAGGCATGTACATAATCATACAAACATACAATTTAGACCACAGTGTGCTGCACGCCTCTTCCAGTGGAAGATGTTGCATTTGTTATACTGTGTATGCAGctcatgtttttgtgtgtagTTTGTTTCAAAGCCTTAAAAAcgtaagttacggatgtaactatggttctgtgaattcctggatgactgccagtggcagtaaacagagtggatatgtctcctcgcgctccgcgcaggtcgagatttaataacaacagtgtcacgtgagtgacgtgtaggctacctgtgcgtctataaataccgcccggtagactacatccggcctcccagaatcttctcgcaggaagttcggagtgaccggtgtgactggcagtcatccaggaattcacagaaccatagttacatccgtaacttacgttctgtttcattccttccagactgccagtggcagtaaacagagtggatgacTCATACCAGCACTGTCACGAGGAACAACACCCACCTAGTGGTCAGCCGTAGAAGCCAAAGGCAGAACGGCCGAAGCCAGCGTGGACCCAGAGGCCACGTTAAGGCGATAGAACCTGGAGAAGGTGCACTGCACCGTCCAGGATGCCGCTGCACAGATCTCAGACAACGGTACCCCTCTCATTGCCGCCCAGGAAGTGGCCACACCCCTGGTGGAATGACAGACAACGCCTGAAGGGGCAGGTCTACCTGCCACGTCATAAGCCTGTTTGATTGCTTCAACAATCCAGTGGGAGAGACGTTGCTTCGACAGGGCACGGCCCTTGTGCGCCCCCCTGTAGCACACAAACAATTGCTCAGAGCGTCGAAAGCTCTGTGTTGCCTGAAGGTAGAGCCGCAACGCCCGGACTGGGCACAGCAAATTAGCCCGCTCCTCCAGCCGGGACTCAAACGGGGGAGGATGGTATGCTGCCAACTCTATGGCCTGATTGGCATGGTCAGGGGGTAACACCTTTGGCAGGAAagcgacatttggccacagggtcACTCCTGAGCTGTCTGCCTTCCACCGAAGGCACGTAGGACTGACTGAAAGGGCGTGGAGCTCGCTCACACGCTTGGCAGACGTAACAGCCAACAGAAAGGCGGTCTTCCATGACGTCGTCCTCAAGGACCCCCCTGCCATAGGCTCAAAGGGGGCCTCGCCCAAGGCCTGCAGGACCAGCGGCAGGTCCCATGCTGCTGCACGCTgcactctgggggggcgcaGTCTCCTGGCACCCCGCAGAAACTGTGCCACCCAGTAATGCGCACCAACTGGTCTACCATCGATGTGGCCATGGTGGACAGAAATAGCCGCTACGTGCACCTTCAAGGTCGAGGCCGCCCGGCCCGCCTCAAACAGATACTGCAGGTACCGCAGTACAATTTGTAACGGACAGGAGATCGGGTCAAAACCCCCGTCCCTGCACCAGGAGGAGAAAGCGGCCCAGCAATGCGAATACACCCTTCTTGTGGAAGGAGCTCTAgcattctgcaaggtctcacaTACCGAGGGCTCAAGGTGCGTCAAGAATGACCCTTCCCTCTCAACGGCCAGGCCCAGAGTTGAAGGAGGCTCGGAGAGGGATGCCATACCTCCCCGCCCAGCTGGGACAGGAGGTCCGACCGTACTGGGAGCTGCCAAGGCTCCCCGTCCAACAGGCTGAGGAGCGTGGAGAACCAAATCCTCGAGGGCCACTTGGGCGCCACCAGGAGGACCCTGTGACCCGATAATCTCACCCTGTGAAGCGTGGGCATCACCAGGAGGACCCTGTGACCCGATAATCTCACCCTGTGAAGCGTGGGCATCACCAGGGGAATCGGAGGGAACGCATAAAGGAGGCCTCTCGGCCAAGTGTTGGCGAGAGCGTCCATCCCGAGCAGGGCACTGGTCTCTGCCAAGGAGAACCACAGTGGACAATGAGTCGTACACTCCGAGGCGAACAGATCCACACGGGCTTCCCCGTATCGATCCCAAATCATTCGCACCACCTGGGGGTGCAACCGCCAGTCCCCTGGGGGCAGCTGCCGGCGTGAGAGGGAATCCGCCACCACGTTGGCTCTGCCAGGGAGGTGCATTGCCCTCAAGGAGGCCAATTGAGGATGAGCCCACATCCACAACCTCCGGGCCTCGTTCAGGGAGTCCAGCGACCTGGttcccccctggtggttgacaTGAAACACTGTCGAAGTGTTGTCTATCCGGACGAGGACATGCTTGCCCCTGAGAAAGGGCAAGAAGTGCCTCAGCGCCAAGTAGACAGTCCGGAGTTCTAGGACATTGATGTGCCGTCCCCGCCACAGAGGGCCCCAAACCCCCTGGACTGACCTCTTCTGCCATACCGCACACCAACCCTGAGGTGAGGCATCTGTTGTCACCACCTCTCGCCTCGAAGGGACT
Proteins encoded in this window:
- the gpr184 gene encoding G protein-coupled receptor 184, which encodes MNATDPPCVKIEDSSISDFLMSVYILAFIFGLIFNVVTFCPILQQVRQQNVLGIFLLSLSVSDMLFIFTMPLWMNYYRQDHHWKLGVESCSVAGFFYYTNMYISIYLLCCISVDRCLVVSYPLHFKAHRSSSYAWIQCVVVYAVVTVLHVIVLYYDNLKDAHDDKNKSDRCYETYPMEWNVAVFNLVRVVIGFLVPLLVLAVSYWRVLAKVGKSPGLSARAKRKVRLLSFGVIGIFSVCFAPYHILLLIRSIVFFNNTNTDPGGSYCIFEQRMHFFFSCTLALSSLNCVVDPVLYVLVSNGMQERLRLCCRERVTIPTDDCALTGSNREKVNNNNLI